The stretch of DNA CCATCATTGAAATCCCTGGGTACGGGAACCTGTCTGCTCCGCTGGTCGTCGATGAACTGAAGATCCAGAGTCAGAACGACAGGGAGAAGTTGGCTGAGGCCAAGGAGAGGGTCTACCTCAAGGGCTTCTATGAGGGGGTGAGACCCAGTCACAGTCATGGGGACGATTGCTGTTTTTATTTGGTTATTTGGGATCATAAGAAAACGCTGTGTTTTCTGCCGTAGATTATGCTGGTGGAGGGATACAAGGGGCAGAAGGTCCAGGATGTGAAGAAGCCAATTCAGAAGATGATGGTTGAAAAGGTATGAGAGTTTACATTAAGCATTCCCTTCAGGATTTTGCGATCTTGCATTGCGTTGCCAATTCAAGGATTTCCCCTTTGCAGTTCTCTCTTAATATTTCCACAAAATTTGCAGTTGACTTTATTTAACTCAAAACTACAATTTTTGAGAATTCTCGCTGCAAATTCAGATACTTTTGGTCGCAACTATCACTTTCATGGCGAGATCCTGAAATACCTGTGGATATCCTCATGTTGGCTGTGTCAGGGAATTCATCTTTATTCACCCCCCCATAGGGTGATGCCTTGATCTACATGGAGCCAGAGAAGCAGGTGATGTCACGGTCAGCAGACGAGTGTGTGGTGGCGCTCTGTGACcaatggtaagtgtgtgtgtgtgaggttgtatTTTTACAGTGAAATGCGCATATGTGCACATTTTGTGCAAACCTGTGACATTGTAATGAGGTTGGTTAGTATAAGacatgtgcttgtgtctgtctgtgtgtgtctcaggtatCTTGATTATGGTAATGAGGAGTGGAAGCAGCAGGCTATGAATTGTTTGAAGCCCATGGAGACGTGAGTCAgctcttgattttttttttccaattcatTGTCTGggcaaaacaaatgtattagCAACAATGCTCTCATAGATTgagttttctgtctttctgtgacATTGATGAACCTATGTGTTTCCATGACATTGATTGAAGGTTCTGTGATGAGACCCGAAAGAACTTTGAGGCCACGCTAGCCTGGCTCCAGGACCACGCTTGCTCCCGCACCTACGGTCTCGGTACGTTTAGCTGCACCGCACATCGTTGTTTTTAGTGAATCAGTTTGACACCATCTTGTAATAAGCCAGTGTGAGCCTTCTCTGTTGAGGAGTCCATATGAAGTTTACTccatttgttttcttgtttgtttgttttgatgcaCCATTAAAATGATCACTGTCATCTCATGAGGGTAAAGCACTAATTTATGATAGATGAGTTACTGAGAAGAAGAATTATTATTCTTTCTGTTCATCCATGCTAAGagctcttgtttgtttttgtgttgttactGTTTTCAAAAGAGCCCTAATGGTTTGCATTAGCTATTCACCTGGAGAGCACCAGAAAgtggttccccccccccctcccctggccCTCTTTTTACATCCTTTGTCTCTGTTGCCATAGGAACCCGGTTGCCGTGGGACGAACAGTGGCTGATTGAGTCCCTGTCAGACTCCACCATCTACATGGCCTACTACACGGTGGCACACTTCCTCCAGGGAGGGGTACTCAGCGGCCAAGGACCCTCTCCCCTGGGCATCAGGCATGTCCCCACATGCCcaaacacaccccacccctctaACACTCCGGCTCACAACAAGCCTTCTTGCTTAAAGGGATACTCCAGGATATTTCAACCTGGGCCAAATTTTTTGATGTTTTTCGGTCTAATGTTTTAATAGGGACGATTTAATAATCGAAATCAAGTTAGAATGCTAAAACCGGCAACcgcaaaacagctatacaataGAATCCTAAGCATGCATGTCAAAATAAACCgcttgaaatgaaataaaacccTTAAAATAATGTtatgtataaataaaataatgagtCTGTCGGTGgcgaaaacaagcggtttactctGACGTGCATGCTTGCTCCATAGGATTtcattgtatagccattttgtgGTTGCCAGTTTAGGCAttgtaactcaatactggactgtTTTTGATCGTTAATTGTCCAATGTCCATAGTAaaaatttggacccaaaaatatCTAAATATAGGTTGAAAAATCCCGAAGTCCCCTTTGACTCTCTCTTAACTAAACACAATCACTGTTTTgtgcaggagagagtgagtcacTGTCGAATTGTAAAGCATTATGTAGTGATGAAACAGAGTCTTTATCATGCaaatcacaaacacagtttTAAAGAGAGATTATTCTGATGTCTGTTTTttagtcattattattattattatttatttttgtattatctatttgttttgtttttcaatgtaGGCCTGAGCAGATGACCAGGGAGGTTTGGGACTTCATCTTCTTCAAAAATTCCCCCGTCCCCAAAACAGGCATCCCCAAGGAGCATCTTCAGAAGCTGCGGCGGGAGTTTGAGTATTGGTACCCTGTGGACGTCCGTGTGTCTGGGAAGGACCTGGTGCCCAACCACTTGTCATACTATTTGTACAACCACGTAGCCATGTGGCCCAATGACAGGTATGTTACAAAACAGACTATAATATATGCTCATGCACGTACATAcaagcgcacacatacacacacacacacacatacacatacacacacacacacacatacacacacatacacacacatacacacacatacacacatacacacacacatacacacacacacacgcacacacacgcactgtcaAAAGGCCCAGATGCCCAACCCGTTGTCAGGCTGTCTGATCAACTACATAGCCATATCCTGTAATGACAAACAAAGCAGAAGCAGGATAGCCTTCTATATCTTCAGAGGGATAGTAACCATAGACTCTTGTCCTTGGTTCTTCAGGGCAAACCACAAACTGGGATATGCCTGTATATAATAGAGTACTGGATGTCTTTGATATTACTCCTACTATATTATTTGTAAAAACTGTTTGAAAGAGATATCATACTTTTAGCTAGCCTGAGAGTCCTGAAGGTTGGTCTAACCCCTAATTGTGattcattgtttgttttgaagcTATCTTATGTATGCTGAGAACACcacctgtgttgtgtggagTGGATGTCTGCTGGCAAACGTTGCAGTCAGTTGTGATTTCTCAAAGGCTATGACCAAAGCCCCCAATTGAGATAGATTGTGGGAAAGTGTGCTTTCCTAGTGCTCTTTTGGGTTTGACATTGGAGGCAGAAGTGGTTAGACAGTGGCCTCCTGAGAGCTTTTCTCTCCGGCAGACAATTTGAGGTCATACTGAAGACTAGTCCAGCTTCACTCTTAATGAAACAAATCCACCTAGACACCCAGATCTCCCTTTTAATGCCTTAATATAGCTTTTAACGTGCTCTAATTTGGGAAATGGATGACTTCTTCCTAGCCTGAGAAatcagactctgtgtgtgtgtgtaacagataTGACCGCTCAGCCTGCCTCGGCTTTtaaaagtctgtctgtgtgtgatgcatttTCCATCCTCTTTCTGTACTAATGGAATGAAAATGCCTACCTTTAGTCAGTTGACCTTTTCCAAAGCGATGTCTCCAACTGACagatgtgtttagtgtgtgtctgtttagccCGCTAAGACTTTGAGCTTCTACTGAGCATCTTTCCTCTGTTTAACAGTCAGACTTTGAGCTTCCACTGAGCATCTTTCCTCTGTTTAACAGTCAGAAGTGGCCCCAGGCTGTTAGAGCCAATGGACACCTCTTGCTTAACTCCGAGAAGGTAATACATGAttttactttgtttgtttgtttatcaattcattaatgtatttattcttTTGTATGATTTGTATTCATCATTGTACGCGTCATTTGCTGTGggattgtttgttttctctgtctgtgtgtctttctgtcttattTATTGGACGTGTTtattaaactgattttgtgttcCCCAGATGTCAAAGTCAACGGGAAACTTCCTCACCCTGAGCCAGGCGGTCAGCAAGTTCTCAGCAGACGGTGAGGAaccacatttacattacatttagaaccagcagcagccaaCGAGCTGGCCCTGCCCTCACACCATCATGAACCTCCCTGATACATCCACCATGAGCATACTTCCTTAGCGcatactttctttttttatttggtccTTGAGTGATCGTAGGGTCATACTTTCGCTCTGATGGTATGTGGGGTGATCTTCTATTGCTCAGCAATTAAGTGTTAAAGGTggagtctgcgattctggcacAAGGTTGTTTATATTTGAGCACAACAGACAATCAGGTTACATCCCTCCCTTTCAGGCCCCTGAAGAAACATGTTGATTAGCTGAAATTATTTATGGTTCGGTCCGagccaccatgtttgtttcGCATTAACAGatccaggactgtgtatgaacaccgaAGTTCAGTTTAgttgaacagacagctagaggaccgcaAGGatcaattagctgaatttgacaaaaagtgatTAGAtttgcagactgcatctttaagctACTTGGTGGCCCACCTTCAAGTGTTTCTACTATCTTCGGAGGGTTGCTGATTAAACGTATCGCTTGAAGTAATGAATATGTTAACTAAATGAGGACAGTTCTGAATGTTACATGCTCCATGTAGGCCTTTCAACACATTAGGCAAAACTTGAGCATTATCTCGAGCACCTCGAGCAAGCCATTGAACACAGTAATTATCACAGAAAAGTAGTCCCCAAGTCCTATATCCATTTTCACCGAAGGCATTGAGGGGTTGTAGCGTTGGTGTGTTTGGTTGAGTCTGGATTAGGCTCctgcagagttgtgtgtgtgtgtgtgtgtgtgtgtgtgtgtgtgtgtgtgtgtgtgtgtgtgtgtgtgtgtgtgtgtgtgtgtgtgtgtgtgtgtgagagagatcatAGAGGCAAGGACAGGCTGAGTTCCTCAGCGTTTGGTTTAGTGTGGTAAAGCCTTCAAGTGGGGGAAGGGCTCAGATGCTTTGTGTTAGAATAGAATTCCCCTCTCTGAGATGGTCCTTCTGGTGTAAAATAAGTGTGTGCACAGGGCATGCATTGCCTGTAGGGTGTaaatataggtgtgtgtgtgtgtttgtgcaccgaACGCATGTATTCTGTGCTGCTGACAAATGTAATGTGAGTGGGTTGTATGCTTCAGGCTATGCTTCTTCTGGGTATTCAGGAGTAAGTGGGTCTACCTTACAATGAACCCCctgcttttccttttttataAGCATTTGGGATATTTTGTGCAATGTCTAACTGTACTCTTTTGCAGTTCatgtccaagtgtgtgtatgtgtgtgtcttacttgcTTTGTAAGCCATTCATCAATGGCAGGAGCGTGGGTGAATTTCCACAGTGTCATTTATACAGTATTTATGCTTTCCTCCAGTACAGTACAGGTACACATCTTCTTCCATCAGTATGTAAAAATGTATGTCTGGGGCAGGTATGAGGATGGCCCTGGCAGATGCCGGTGACACAGTAGAAGATGCCAACTTTGTGGAGGCCATGGCTGACGCTGGCATCCTGCGTCTCTACACCTGGGTGGAGTGGGTGAAGGAGATGATCGCCAACCAGAACAACCTGCGCCTCGGACCAGCCGACTCCTTCAATGACCGCGTGTTTGCCAGGTAATGAGAGGTCATGGGGATCAGGGTTGCCTAAGCCTAAGACTCGTGTCTTATATGTGTCTTATTTACATTGGAGGTaaaggctagcacagagtatggggtggaataagtgcatgactgtggggggggggtgggtaggtgtaggccaagggtttctgcaagtagatcaggtggggAGACTAtggcagcatcccacagcgggtTCGGCTGCCTAACATCCGTagttaatggatatggtgatgaggaacaatgttttcacagccatcagcatttgcgagCAAAGGTCACGTTGTTAGAAAGGGAAAATTTGGTTAGTACACATCAAtttagataaagagagaaatgtaGGTAAACGATTAACAGTAGATAATATGgtaatatgatatagaaggagagggagtggCTGCCcctatgtttagttttgatgagttaagtttagttatggttggctgtcATGGTGCATGCGAATTTTAGTTATataaggatagcaagggtggcaggatacacaacagcgCACTACTGGctagtgacagccgcaacacgcgtCGCATGCTATACCAAGGATCCATAAgagcactccttcacggtacaataTGTGCCGTCTGTAGCTCAATTTTATTGACATTGAGAATTTTAGACCTTGTGTTCTAAACATCTGGTGTTGGCTGAATGGAAATGTGTAAATGGAAACCACGCCGTCATAACGGTGGCTCATGTTTGATGGTGTATCTTCCTCcatcttgtctgtgtgttttagtgagaTAAATGCGGGGATCCTGCGTACAGAGCAGCACTATGAGAGGATGATGTACAAGGAGGCCCTGAAGACTGGCTTCTTTGAGTTTCAGGTGAACCTGCTCAATTCTAACGCCCTGGTTACATATTACCTTCACCCAAAGTTAAAAGAGTCTGTTTTAAGTATTCAAACTAATTTCTAAAAAATGAAACCTAACGTtagaaatgtgaatgtgaactgACGTGAGCAAATGCCTCTCTGCACATATTGACCCAGACGCATATTTAAGCCACTGTTGACTTTTGACTCATTATTTGTTATGTCTGTGCTGCCGCAGGCTGCTAAGGATAAATACCGTGAGCTGGCGATAGAGGGGATGCACCGTGACCTTGTGTTCCTGTTCATTGAGAGGCAGACCCTGCTGCTGGCTCCCATCTGCCCACACTTGTGTGAATACACTTGGTCACTCCTGGGCAAGGTCAGGCCTTCACTTCATAGCGAtctttgtgtgtccgtgtgtggtgatgtttgtgttgatatgtgtgttacATAGTGatctttgtgtgtctgcgtgtggtgATGcttgtgttgatatgtgtgttacATAGTGatctttgtgtgtctgcgtgtggtgATGcttgtgttgatatgtgtgttacATAGTTAtctttgtgtgtccgtgtgtggtgatgtttgtgttgatatgtgtgttacatagtgatctctgtgtgtggtgatgtttgtgttgatgtgtgttttaacTGTTTTTGTTTAGTGATTCTGATGAAGTTGTGCTAATGAGGTCACTTTCCAGGAGGCTTGCTGGTTACTCAGTCATAATATGTCctttcagtgtagaactgggtgTCAAAAAGCAGTTTGAAGTAACATAAAGTTGTTCTGCAGAAATGTTCAGAATAATAAATGGAAATCCCAGTTAAATGAAaacctgctctcctctcctgtgccaGACCACATCCCTGATGAAGGCCTCCTGGCCTGTTGCAGGTCCAGTTGATGAGGTTCTGATCCGATCTTCCCAGTATCTCATGGAGACGGCCCACGAAATGCGTCTCCGCCTCAAAGCCTACCTTGCGCCGCCCAAGAGCAAGGTACAATCATCACAGCTAAAAACACTTTGAGCTTCGCCACAGTACTTCTCAGTGCACGCCAGGTTCAGTGGATGGTGTTTGTCTAAAATAGTTCTGGTTGGTTCTTTGAAAATACACTGATAAAGTTCTGGAAGGACCTGGACCAGAATCTGCTGATATCTGGGTCATGTCATCCCTGTTGAAAAGGTTCTGGGGAGATAGATTTGCAGACtggcactttttttctttgttccatATTATTTGTCTTTTCTGTGTCTGAAATCCGAGGTTGAATAACATGTTATCTGGAGAAGCTAGCAAGCATACAATTAGAAAAGGCTAGCAAGACACTGGCTGGCATGTAACCAATAGTATTGTTGTCCATGACTAAAGAAAGTACTACTAAACAGTTTgggttatttattttaattttttattttttaaattttttgggggggggggggcttttttgcctttaatcggtagtgcagtgaagagtggggcAGGAAAtaaagggagaagaggtggggagtggacaggagaaacgacatcaggccagattcgaacccgtgtcctttATGGgtgtcaagcccgaatgtggtctgGGCTAAGGCTTGCGCCACAAGTTTGGGTTATTTTTAAACTGAACCAGATGTTTCCTCTGCGGTTTATACATCCACGCCTAAATACATGTGTGGCAACCGGGGTATAACGGTCTTTGAGGGGACCTGTTCTAGGAAAATATTGGATTTGTCTTCAGTTCATGTCATAGAGTTCTTTGTCTCCGTCCAATATTTTCGGTGAATGAGACACCTCTGCGTCCATTATCCCTTGCACATATATGAACGTTTTTAATTTTTAGAATATTGAGTTGGTCAGTGCTGTAGATCCAGTCCAGTACACCGACTCAGGTTTTTCGGGAAAATAAAATCTAAACAGTGCCTTCATCTATGTTGACATCGACTAACCTTAACCTGAACAGTTCTGTATTGTTTCAGGGGACCATCTGTAATGTCATGCATATATTGTCCCAGGTCCGATGGGAATACCCTAAATATGTGTGGCTTTTTGTCTTTGAGACACAGTGTCTCACAGAGCAGCTGTGTTGCAACTGTGTCAATGCTTCAACACTCCTTGTTTCCCCCTTCTTCAGTGGATGTGTTACTGTTAGGAATGCGTTCAGATATTAATGCCCCATCTGCCTTGACACTCTTTCAAAGGGCAACGTAGAACAACACATCCCCTCCCCCAGATATTttgttgtctcttttttttttttctctttttttcttttttttttgagtgagCTGCAAGTGAGCCATCCTGAACGAGTCACTCACCGAGACTCTCCTCGACAGCTGTCAAGTAGGATGACTTCACATGTGCCTAGATTTCTCGTAGACGGGCGGGTACATTTGCACAGAGCTTTTAAAAGAGCCTCTGAGCCCCTCCTGCTAAACTGTGACCTTATGTAATGCTCTCAAGTGCCAGGCCTGAGAGGGGCTTTTCTCAACTCTGTATCAATGGCTGCACAGTAATGTACGTCGCACTGAATTAGAACCCTTCCACTCTGATGTTCCTAGGTGAAGGGAAGGGGGCACTTGTAGTTGGAGTTATGTCACAATGCCATTGGGCCATGGCCTGCTACTTGATTGGTGGATGTTTTAGTCAGTTGAGTCTCTCCTTTCCAGAACTCTGGTTGGTTACTTTGAAGTGAGCAAATGGTGCTACCAAAGCCTCACTGGGGCAGAGAACTACTGAAGTTGATTTTAAGTTTTGGTGGATTTCTTTTGGCGTGTCAGTTCTGCTCTGATCTTTGTAATCTCTTTTATGCCCTCATTTCTCTgttctgcctgtctgtatgGAAGTTAGACTCCACACCTCAATTAGGCTTTCCAAAGTCTGTCTGGAGCTGAGAAACACTGTCTTTGATGCCCTGTTGAAATCTGTTATGCCTGcattctctgtctcacctcccACTCTTTCACTGAGCAGAAGGGAGACACCAAGCCTCCAGGAAAACCCTCACATTGCACAGTGTACGTGGCCAAGTGTTATCCACCGTGGCAGCAAAACGCCCTCTCTCTGCTAGGCAAGCATCACAAGGCAAGTACATACTGAAATCAGCAGATAGAAATGACCTGCATGCAAACAATTCACATTACACATTCATGCTCACATCACAACACTTCCATGGAACACAGTGCATCAAATGCACTGTAACACAGCACAAGGTGTTGTACCGTTTATGTGCATCCAGACAATTTTGATCACAATGACAAACAAATCTACTCTGTCCCTTTTGTAAGGGACACTGTTTAGGACACGTAAGGACACACTGCAATCACACAGATTATTATGATAACGAGTGATAATGAGAGAATACAGCTATGTTGTACAGGCAGTGTTGCCCAGCAACTCTGATACAGCAATCAATCTCGCCCTCCTGAAACCACTCATAAATGTATAATCACAAGGTGCATTGTTCTGTGGTACCAGTCTTCAGTAGGCCAACAGTGCTTGTTTTGAACCCTGATACTGGTATTTTTGTACCGTATTTCATTATTCTAATATTGTATTCCAGGCTGTACTATATTTGGTGTCCTACCCTTATGGCCTTGATTTAGGTCAGGCATGTGAGGTGGTACAGTGGTGTAATACACATGATGAAGTCTTTTCTGGGATGAGTGTGCTTGTAAACTACTTCCCATCAGTTTGCGTATCTGGGCTGCACACCTCCGACTCATGTctgcccctcttcctccctctgtctccagagCAGTAACGGGATCCTGCCTGATAATAAGGTGATTGCAATGGAACTGGGGGCCATGCCAGAGCTCAAGAAGTACATGAAGAGGGCCATGTCTTTCGTCGCCATGATGAAGGTGAGACTGACAACGTatcagcccctctctctttcgctctttctctctctctctctctctctctctctctctatctctctatctctatctctctgccacaGCTtgcacccccctacacacacacacacacacacacacacacacacgcgcgtgcacacacacacacacacacacacacacacacacacacacacacacacacacacacacacacacacacacatttacacttctTTCCTGCCACACTAATACCTGCCTGCCATCTCATCTTTCACTATGTTTTGTTCTGTTGctttcactcatctctctctgtctctctgtctctgtcactccatTTCTGCTTGCCTAGCATATCTAtcattcttcttttttcttttttttttaaaatcacagtctctctcccactcagctgtccttgtttctctttttcctttttcttctctcatccctcttctGCTTTCTTGCCATCTTGCCTCTcgacaaatctctctctttcccttctctcccctccctctctcctcccacctctttggctctcctctcacctctcttccCTGCTCCTTCTCCGGGATCAAGGGCTATCTGACGACCCCAAGTGTCTCTGTcccgcggtgtgtgtgtgtgtgtgggtgggtaaaGTGGGAGCACAGACGTGTACAAgaccatttctttctctcagcaCCCATCTCAAACAGCATCACTGACAAATGCCTGCTAGAGCTTTTACCTAGAACCTGTAATAGTAGTATGTTTTGTCAAACAGTAAGTGTTTGACTTTCAAAGTAGTGAATGATGTATGTTCAGTTTTGCAGTTTGTTTTCAACTTTTATTACACATTTGTGAGTGAAATGTATAAGGAAAAAAAGCGTGAAGGATTGGCAAGGGGATCAGGATTGGGATGATTTTTAAGAACGTTGCCCTAGTAACAGTGGCCGGCCTGTGTGGATTTCAGGAAAACCTGGAGAAGAACGGCCCGCGCGTGTTGGACCTGGAGCTGGAGTTTGATGAGCGTGCAGTTCTCCTGGAGAACATTGTTTATCTGACAAACTCACTGGAGGTACCGCCACACGCCCCTACATGAACTACCCCCTGCAGTGTCTGTGCGCGTTGCTCCCGCAGCCAGgctttgtttgttctgtgtatACTGAATACAGCTGGACAGATTTGGATATAAAATATTTACTCCAATGGGTAAAGGCGAGGTTTCAGGATGATTTGAATGTTGTTGTGTCCAGGGGCCAACGTCCCTCAGCAGCTGAGAACACTCAAACGATCAAAACACTCCAATCCTTCTGTGCATTGTAGATCACACGCaacttaatatttaatttagctgcattctcttcccttctctttctccatttcactctctttctctctgcccctcctcgtcctcctttCTTCAACTCATTTTCAGTTGGATCAGATAGACCTTGTGTTT from Clupea harengus chromosome 8, Ch_v2.0.2, whole genome shotgun sequence encodes:
- the lars1b gene encoding leucine--tRNA ligase, cytoplasmic, giving the protein MTERKGTAKLDYLRKIEEEIQQKWDEAKVFESNAPTTLGECKDKKKYFVTFPYPYMNGRLHLGHTFCLSKCEFAVGYQRLKGKQCLFPFGLHCTGMPIKACADKLKREMELYGNPPQFPDEEEEQEEKPQVADEFIIKDKSKGKKSKAVAKAGSSKFQWDIMKSLGLCDGEIVKFADAEHWLEYFPPLAVKDLQMMGVKVDWRRSFITTDVNPFYDSFVRWHFMTLKERKKIKFGKRYTIYSPKDGQPCMDHDRQTGEGVAPQEYTLIKMKVVDPLPAKLSALKGKNIFLVAATLRPETMFGQTNCWVRPDMKYVAFETAGGEMFISTLRSARNMSYQGFTRENGVVPVAMELLGQDILGSSLSAPLTSYKVIYALPMLTIKEDKGTGIVTSVPSDAPDDIAALRDLKKKQPLREKYGIEDKMVLPFEPVPIIEIPGYGNLSAPLVVDELKIQSQNDREKLAEAKERVYLKGFYEGIMLVEGYKGQKVQDVKKPIQKMMVEKGDALIYMEPEKQVMSRSADECVVALCDQWYLDYGNEEWKQQAMNCLKPMETFCDETRKNFEATLAWLQDHACSRTYGLGTRLPWDEQWLIESLSDSTIYMAYYTVAHFLQGGVLSGQGPSPLGIRPEQMTREVWDFIFFKNSPVPKTGIPKEHLQKLRREFEYWYPVDVRVSGKDLVPNHLSYYLYNHVAMWPNDSQKWPQAVRANGHLLLNSEKMSKSTGNFLTLSQAVSKFSADGMRMALADAGDTVEDANFVEAMADAGILRLYTWVEWVKEMIANQNNLRLGPADSFNDRVFASEINAGILRTEQHYERMMYKEALKTGFFEFQAAKDKYRELAIEGMHRDLVFLFIERQTLLLAPICPHLCEYTWSLLGKTTSLMKASWPVAGPVDEVLIRSSQYLMETAHEMRLRLKAYLAPPKSKKGDTKPPGKPSHCTVYVAKCYPPWQQNALSLLGKHHKSSNGILPDNKVIAMELGAMPELKKYMKRAMSFVAMMKENLEKNGPRVLDLELEFDERAVLLENIVYLTNSLELDQIDLVFASEADDKIREDCCPGKPFSVFRSEPGVAVSLVNPQPANGLFTTRIDIRQGDSRDSIIRRLAKVNRFIKDLSKVKLMRYEDPALGPRRVPVMGREEQGKLPVSDKSTFHISLEDKKVHLTDNGLKVDIGDTLVYLVQ